The sequence AGTTGATAGAAATCCTTGTCGCCGGTCACGATTCCTACGTTGTAGCCGGCCGCCACGGCGCGTGCGGCCACCGTGCCGATCACGTCGTCGGCTTCGACCCCCTGATGGGTCAGGATCGGGACCCCGAGCGCCTCGCACGCCTCGTGGACCATGGGCGCCTGGGCGCGGAGGTCGTCCGGCATGGGGCTGCGGTTCGCCTTGTAGTCGGCATCCATTTCGGTTCGGAACGTGGGGCCACGGAGATCGAACGCGGCGGCGATCAGTGTCGGCTGGTGGTCCGCGATGAGCTTGCGGAGCATCGTGACGAAGCCGTACACGGCGTTCGTCGGGCGGCCGTCGGGAGCCGTGAGGCCCCGCACGCCGTGGTAGGCGCGGTACATCTGCGAGCTGCCGTCTATGAGAAAGAGCTTGTCGGCCACGGAGGTAGCGGGAGTATTCGGTACGGCGGTCAGGGGATCGCGATATAGCCTCGCCGGGCGCGGACGTTGTAGGCCTCGGAGCGTTCGTTGCGTACGTGGACTTCGATGTCGTGCCAGGCGCCGTCCGCGTGCCCCGGAGCGGGGTAGCCGAGGTAGTACTGACGACTCAGCTCGTCGGCGATGCCGGCCGTGGCGGGATCGAGGTCGCCCGGTGCATTGATGATCTCCGTCCGGCCTCCGCTGTCGTCGGTTATGTCGCGCAGCGCGCCGGCGTTCACCCGTTCGCCGCGGCCGAAGGCCCCTCCCGGAAACCGGCCCTGGCCCGGGATCGGGGGAGACGGCGCGCGGTTGCCTCCCGGGATCGGGAACGGGATCCGCGGCGGACGCGTCCGCGGGATCGGCCGGCGCGGAACCGGTCGCCCGCCGAAGACGGAGACGGGGCCATCGATGCCGATAGCGTACACCAGCACCTCGGTCTGGCGGATCAGCCGCTGCAGCGCCCGGTCGTCGGTCTCGCTGTTGGTGTCGTTTCCGTCCGAGATGACGACCACCGCCTTCTTGCGGTGCCGACCCGTATCCGCCAGCCGCACTGCTTCGGCGACCGCGTCGTAGAGGGCGGTGCCGCCGGTCGGGCGAATCCCGCCGAGGGCGCGGCTGACCCGTGCCGGATCGGTAGTCCAGTCGTGCACCAGCCGGGGCTGATAGCTGAAGCGATAAAGGAAGATCTCGTCGTCCGGACCGAGCAGGTCGAAGAGAAAACGATCGAGCGCGGCTCGCGCCGCGGCTATCCGTTCGCCTTCCATGCTACCGGAGGTGTCGAGCACGATGCCGAGGCTGACCGGTACCCGCTCCCGGCTGAAATGTGTGATCCTCTGCGGCTCGCCGTCGTCGTACACGAGGAAGTCGTCCTGATCGAGAGTCGTGACGAAGCGGCCGCGATAATCGGTCACGGTGACCGAGACGTTGATCAGCTCGATGCCGGAACGGAAGCGGAACGCGGCCGGCGCATCGTCGTCCTGCGTGGCGGCTTGCGCCGCGGCGTGTGAGGCGAGCGGAAAGTGGAAGAGGACGAGGAGTGTGACCCCCATCATGGGTGACCGCCGCGTCGCAGCCCGGGGTCCGGGGGCATTCCGGCGCACCACGGTTTCCTTCAAGAGTCGGTTCCTTCCAGTTCGGCGGGCGCTGGCGGGCGGAGATCGACGTGCGGTACCGTCGCGTCATCGATCAGGAAGCTGATTCGGTAGCGGCTGACGTCCTCGGCGGGAATCTCGACCACGAAGGGAGACGCGGCGCCCGGCATGAGGGCCGGCGCCGCGATCGCCGTCCGGCGGCTCGCGATCATCGCTCCGGCTTCGTCGAAGGCCATTGCGACGACAAACAGCTCCGCCAACGTAGGGGCGTCGGACGGGTTGCGGACGGAGCCGCTGATCGCCAGAAGCGGGCCGACGGTGTCGTGCTCGAGGGCAAGCAGCTCGACGGGCGCGTGTGGATCGCCCGGTGCGCGTTCGGCGCCGTCGCGCGAAAGGCCGAGGAAGCCGACCGCAAGGACTGCCGCGACGGCAACGGCGGCCGCGCCGAGGGCGGTCAGGCGGTTGCCCAGCGTTGACGGGGACTCGGGAGGCGGATCGAAGAGCGGCGGGTCCGTCGGTCCCCCGGGCTCGGCCGGCGCCTCCAGCTCCGCAGCTGGTCGGCCAGCCCGGGACCGACCGCGAAGTTCTTCGGCCAGCGCCGCAACGCGGGCGTCGGAGCGGCGGCGCTCTTCGCGGACGAGGCGGT is a genomic window of Acidobacteriota bacterium containing:
- a CDS encoding VWA domain-containing protein: MMGVTLLVLFHFPLASHAAAQAATQDDDAPAAFRFRSGIELINVSVTVTDYRGRFVTTLDQDDFLVYDDGEPQRITHFSRERVPVSLGIVLDTSGSMEGERIAAARAALDRFLFDLLGPDDEIFLYRFSYQPRLVHDWTTDPARVSRALGGIRPTGGTALYDAVAEAVRLADTGRHRKKAVVVISDGNDTNSETDDRALQRLIRQTEVLVYAIGIDGPVSVFGGRPVPRRPIPRTRPPRIPFPIPGGNRAPSPPIPGQGRFPGGAFGRGERVNAGALRDITDDSGGRTEIINAPGDLDPATAGIADELSRQYYLGYPAPGHADGAWHDIEVHVRNERSEAYNVRARRGYIAIP